CGAAAACAATGACGAGATGACGAAAGAGGGGTTCAAAAGCCACCACGCGGGGGGAACGCTGGGAGGCATCAGCAGCGGGGATGTGCTGGATGTGAAAGTCTATTTCAAGCCCACCCCCTCCATCTTCAGACCGATGCGGACACTCGATGTTCACGGTAAGGAGGTGACGTGTGAGCTCAAGGGGCGCCACGATCCTTGTGTGGCCATCCGCGGCAGTGTCGTCGCCGAAGCGATGGCGGCCCTGGTTCTGGCCGATATGATACTTTTGAACATGGGGTGCAAGATGGACGATGTGGTCCGATACTATGAAAAGTAAACCGATGAGACGAAAAGCAGGATACAAAGGTTGGCTGATCGCTCTGCTTTGGCTGATGCCGATGGTCTTGGCGGCGGAAATCCGTGTGGCTGTCAGTATCGTTCCCCAGAAGTATTTCGTCGAAAAAATCGCCGGCGGCCTGGCCGACGTGACGGTCATGGTGGCCCCGGGAGCGAGCCCCGCGACGTACGAGCCCAAGCCCTCCCAGATGAAGAAGATTGCCCGTACAGAGATCTATTTTGCCATTGGTGTTCCATTTGAAAAGGCGTGGCTTCCCCGTTTCAAGGCGCAGAACCCGAAGATGGAAGTGGTGGACACCACTCGGGGGATTGAAAAAGTTCCCATGGTTTCCCATCATCATGCGCACGGAAAGCAAGAAGCGGAAAGCGGGAAACAGAAAAGTCTTGATCCGCACGTCTGGCTTGCGCCGCCATTGGTGAAGATCCAGGCGCGCAATATCGCCGCAGCACTCGAAAAAAAAGATCCCCGGCATCGCGATATCTACAAAAAAAATCTGGACGCATTCGAAGCCGAGATCGACATCCTCGATAGGAGGCTGAAAAAGCGTCTGGCTCCCTGCAAGGGCAGCGCGATGATGGTTTTCCATCCGTCATGGGGCTACTTCGCGAGGACATACGGACTTAAACAGATACCCATTGAAATCGAAGGCAAAGAGCCCCGGTCGAAGGAGCTGGTCCATCTGATCCATGAGGCGAAAGAGGAGGGGGTCCGGGCACTATTCGTACAGCCGCAGTTTTCCAAACGGACAGCAAGAGTCATTGCCGAATCGATTGGAGCGAAGC
This genomic interval from Hydrogenimonas urashimensis contains the following:
- a CDS encoding metal ABC transporter solute-binding protein, Zn/Mn family, with the protein product MRRKAGYKGWLIALLWLMPMVLAAEIRVAVSIVPQKYFVEKIAGGLADVTVMVAPGASPATYEPKPSQMKKIARTEIYFAIGVPFEKAWLPRFKAQNPKMEVVDTTRGIEKVPMVSHHHAHGKQEAESGKQKSLDPHVWLAPPLVKIQARNIAAALEKKDPRHRDIYKKNLDAFEAEIDILDRRLKKRLAPCKGSAMMVFHPSWGYFARTYGLKQIPIEIEGKEPRSKELVHLIHEAKEEGVRALFVQPQFSKRTARVIAESIGAKLVEADPLAYAWADNLLKVAQKVCKVSK